A window from Photobacterium atrarenae encodes these proteins:
- a CDS encoding calcium/sodium antiporter codes for MDYLLMIIGLLLLIGGADGLVKGAARLAERMGIPSLVIGLTVVAFGTSAPELAVSIRAVLTGQREMAMANVVGSNIFNVLFILGLSAMIIPLTISRQLIRQDVPVMILTSALVLSMAIDGQLSRGNSAVLVVLLMGYTVFLFVQGKRTEHLKTPVSNRDAGTEPTENMSPVWHSILWLAVGLSCLILGANVLVGSAVNIARVFEISEAVIGLTILAIGTSLPEVVTSIVASLRGQRDIAVGNVVGSNTFNLLAVLGISGLVSEQGLTGSLQLVQQDFPIMLAVALLCLPFFFTGASLSRVEGGLFFSLYLLYSAFLIGMTTQAQWLSPLKLFICYFCVPVTVLTVTGSLIRDLRKRR; via the coding sequence TTGGACTATTTATTGATGATCATCGGCTTGCTCCTGCTCATCGGCGGGGCAGACGGCCTAGTGAAAGGTGCTGCCCGACTCGCCGAAAGAATGGGGATCCCCAGCTTGGTGATCGGCTTAACCGTGGTCGCATTCGGAACCAGCGCCCCGGAGCTGGCCGTCAGCATTCGCGCTGTCCTCACGGGTCAGCGTGAAATGGCTATGGCGAATGTTGTGGGGAGCAATATCTTTAATGTCTTGTTCATTCTGGGGCTCTCGGCCATGATTATCCCCCTCACCATTTCCAGGCAGTTGATTCGTCAAGACGTGCCGGTCATGATCCTCACCAGTGCACTCGTGCTCTCTATGGCAATTGATGGGCAGCTCAGCCGGGGGAATAGCGCCGTACTGGTTGTGCTGCTCATGGGGTATACGGTGTTTTTATTTGTTCAGGGCAAACGGACGGAGCATCTGAAAACGCCAGTATCAAATCGCGATGCTGGCACCGAGCCCACGGAGAACATGTCCCCGGTCTGGCACAGCATACTATGGCTGGCCGTCGGACTGAGTTGCCTGATCTTGGGGGCGAATGTATTGGTCGGTAGTGCGGTAAATATCGCGAGAGTCTTTGAGATCAGTGAAGCTGTCATCGGGCTGACAATCCTGGCCATCGGGACCTCATTACCCGAGGTTGTCACCTCAATCGTGGCCAGCCTCCGAGGCCAACGTGATATCGCGGTGGGGAATGTGGTGGGCAGCAATACCTTTAACTTATTGGCTGTGCTTGGCATTTCAGGTCTAGTCAGTGAGCAGGGGCTGACTGGCAGCCTCCAACTCGTGCAGCAGGATTTTCCCATCATGCTGGCTGTCGCTTTACTGTGCTTACCGTTTTTTTTCACCGGCGCATCCCTGAGCCGTGTCGAAGGCGGGCTCTTCTTCAGTTTATACCTGCTCTACAGTGCATTTTTAATCGGTATGACAACCCAGGCCCAATGGCTCAGTCCACTCAAGTTATTCATCTGCTACTTCTGTGTACCAGTGACGGTATTGACGGTTACCGGCTCACTGATCCGTGACTTGCGAAAAAGAAGATAG